One genomic region from Solwaraspora sp. WMMD792 encodes:
- a CDS encoding TerC family protein translates to MNIPAWVWLVSLVVLTAVLIADLLIIVRRPHEPSMRESAGWTVFYIVLAVIFGLGVWATSGGRYAGEFFAGYVTEKSLSVDNLFVFVIIMGRFVVPRKYQQKVLLVGVVLALVLRGGFIAAGAVLISQFSWVFYIFGAFLIYTAIGQLRQPETTDEFSENALIRWSRRVLPVSGAYDSGRLTTVTEAGRRMFTPMLIVMIAIGVTDLIFALDSIPAIFGITQEPYLVFTANVFALMGLRQLYFLLGGLLDRLVYLSYGLAVVLGFIGVKLVLEALADNTLFFVNGGDPVGWAPHIPIWLSLAVIFVTLLVTTVASLVKSSRDRKRELADIVK, encoded by the coding sequence GTGAACATCCCTGCCTGGGTTTGGCTGGTCAGCCTGGTCGTACTGACCGCAGTGCTGATCGCCGACCTGTTGATCATCGTCCGGCGGCCGCATGAACCGAGCATGCGCGAGTCGGCCGGCTGGACCGTCTTCTACATCGTGCTCGCGGTGATCTTCGGGCTTGGGGTGTGGGCCACGTCCGGCGGGCGGTACGCCGGCGAGTTCTTCGCCGGCTACGTCACGGAGAAGAGCCTCTCCGTCGACAACCTCTTCGTGTTCGTGATCATCATGGGCCGGTTCGTGGTGCCCCGGAAGTACCAGCAGAAGGTGCTGCTGGTCGGCGTCGTGCTGGCGCTGGTGCTGCGCGGCGGGTTCATCGCGGCGGGCGCCGTGCTGATCTCCCAGTTCTCCTGGGTGTTCTACATCTTCGGCGCCTTCCTCATCTACACCGCCATCGGCCAGCTGCGCCAGCCTGAGACGACCGACGAGTTCTCCGAGAACGCGCTGATCCGGTGGAGCCGGCGGGTGCTGCCGGTCTCCGGCGCCTACGACAGTGGGCGGCTGACCACGGTGACCGAGGCTGGCCGGCGGATGTTCACGCCGATGCTGATCGTCATGATCGCGATCGGCGTCACCGACCTGATCTTCGCGCTGGACTCGATCCCGGCGATCTTCGGCATCACCCAGGAGCCGTACCTGGTCTTCACCGCCAACGTCTTCGCGTTGATGGGGCTGCGGCAGCTCTACTTCCTGCTCGGCGGCCTGCTGGACCGGCTGGTCTACCTCAGCTACGGCCTGGCGGTGGTGCTGGGCTTCATCGGCGTCAAGCTGGTGCTGGAGGCGTTGGCCGACAACACCCTGTTCTTCGTCAACGGTGGCGATCCGGTCGGCTGGGCACCGCACATCCCGATCTGGCTGTCGCTGGCCGTCATCTTCGTGACCCTGCTGGTCACCACGGTAGCCAGCCTGGTCAAGTCGTCCCGGGACCGTAAGCGGGAGCTCGCCGACATCGTCAAGTGA
- a CDS encoding antibiotic biosynthesis monooxygenase produces MVLEIALVDVQPGREADFAAAYAAGRHLLATTDGCRSVRMTRGVESPSRFVLLVEWDSVDAHEQNFRATDRYLRWRELIGPYFAAPPVVEHFVDLPA; encoded by the coding sequence ATGGTGCTTGAGATCGCGCTGGTCGATGTCCAGCCCGGCCGGGAAGCCGACTTCGCCGCAGCGTACGCCGCCGGCCGCCACCTGCTGGCCACCACTGACGGCTGCCGGTCGGTGCGGATGACCCGGGGGGTGGAGAGTCCCAGCCGGTTCGTACTGCTGGTCGAGTGGGACTCTGTCGACGCGCACGAGCAGAACTTCCGCGCCACCGACCGGTACCTGCGGTGGCGGGAACTGATTGGTCCGTACTTCGCCGCGCCGCCGGTGGTCGAACACTTCGTCGACCTGCCGGCGTGA
- a CDS encoding glycosyltransferase, giving the protein MRIEIVTAGSRGDVAPYTGLGQALRAAGHRVTVTTHGAFDALVTGGGLDFRSLPGDPYAAQLTPGGRRLHRLGGGLRGTAEFVRQGRRYLDDLATGLVDVGADADVLLLATTTAPLGYSVAQRRGIPSIGVFLQPVAPTGDFPPVLLGDRSFGSAGNRALGRGAEAASARAYDHSSRRLRHRLGLPPVPLAALLRQARRSGWPVLHGFSPSVLPRPADWRPGLEVVGYWWPAADPHWTPPPELTGFLRDGPPPVLITFGSMAVLDAALPTLLGTALRRAGVRAIVQAGWGGLRVGGDDVLAVGDVPHDRLLPRVAAVIHHAGAGTTAAGLRAGVPAVTVPLIADQPFWAARLARLGVAAEPLPARRLTADRLADAVRTVLDRPTYAERARHLATRIAAEDGYAAVLRAVDRVTRR; this is encoded by the coding sequence GTGCGGATAGAGATCGTGACCGCCGGCAGCCGGGGCGACGTCGCACCGTACACCGGTCTGGGGCAGGCCCTGCGGGCCGCCGGCCACCGGGTCACCGTGACGACCCACGGCGCCTTCGACGCGCTGGTGACCGGCGGCGGCCTCGACTTCCGGTCGCTGCCCGGTGACCCGTACGCCGCCCAACTCACCCCCGGCGGGCGGCGGCTGCACCGGCTCGGCGGTGGGCTGCGCGGCACCGCCGAGTTCGTCCGGCAGGGCCGGCGCTACCTCGACGATCTCGCAACCGGGCTGGTCGACGTCGGTGCCGACGCCGACGTGCTGCTGCTGGCCACCACGACCGCTCCGCTGGGCTACTCGGTGGCACAGCGACGCGGGATCCCGAGCATCGGGGTCTTCCTGCAACCGGTCGCACCGACCGGCGACTTCCCGCCGGTGCTGCTCGGCGACCGGTCCTTCGGGTCGGCCGGCAACCGGGCGCTGGGGCGCGGAGCCGAGGCGGCCAGCGCTCGGGCGTACGACCACTCCTCCCGGCGGCTGCGCCACCGGCTCGGCCTGCCGCCGGTCCCGCTGGCCGCCCTGCTGCGGCAGGCCAGGCGCTCAGGCTGGCCGGTGCTGCACGGGTTCAGCCCGAGCGTGCTGCCCCGACCGGCCGACTGGCGCCCCGGGCTGGAGGTCGTCGGCTACTGGTGGCCGGCCGCCGACCCACACTGGACTCCCCCACCGGAGCTGACCGGGTTCCTGCGCGACGGTCCGCCGCCGGTGCTGATCACCTTCGGCAGCATGGCGGTGCTCGACGCGGCACTGCCGACACTGCTCGGTACGGCGTTGCGCCGGGCCGGCGTCCGCGCGATCGTGCAGGCCGGCTGGGGTGGGCTGCGGGTCGGCGGCGACGACGTCCTCGCGGTCGGCGACGTACCGCACGACCGGCTGCTGCCCCGGGTCGCGGCGGTGATCCACCACGCGGGGGCCGGCACCACCGCCGCCGGGCTGCGGGCCGGGGTGCCGGCGGTGACCGTACCGCTCATCGCCGACCAGCCGTTCTGGGCCGCCCGGCTGGCGCGGCTCGGGGTCGCCGCCGAGCCGCTGCCGGCCCGGCGGCTCACCGCCGACCGGCTGGCCGACGCCGTCCGCACGGTGCTCGACCGGCCCACGTACGCCGAACGGGCCCGGCACCTCGCGACCCGGATCGCCGCCGAGGACGGGTACGCCGCAGTGCTGCGCGCCGTCGACCGGGTCACCCGCCGCTGA